One genomic region from Bacilli bacterium encodes:
- a CDS encoding DUF368 domain-containing protein, with protein sequence MKSYLKKIVQGLLLGFALISGMGGGTVAVLIGIYDELIASIANFPKNPKKELKVLWPWAVGMIIGIGALIVPLKLLLDRFPIITISFVVGLTLGGFRELTSITKGHANLKNIFLAIAGILIAASIGAISWYSNASATFIPLDFQEIILLFIIGFFASAALVAPGISGTQFLLAIGYFSGLLQSVTDIFKGVNTLTNILALGIFAIGIIIGFFVISIFMKWCLAKFRVPTYYAILGFIVGSIFACYFNGDVRSSYSNFDWITLVLSLVALTSGFAISFFALKYASDHDPETGLAPAIKE encoded by the coding sequence ATGAAATCGTATCTGAAAAAAATCGTCCAAGGTTTATTGCTTGGATTTGCTCTTATTTCCGGCATGGGAGGCGGAACCGTCGCTGTTCTCATTGGCATTTATGATGAGCTTATTGCCTCGATTGCAAACTTTCCTAAAAATCCCAAGAAAGAGTTAAAGGTTCTCTGGCCATGGGCGGTCGGAATGATTATCGGAATCGGAGCTTTAATCGTTCCTTTAAAACTCTTGCTTGACCGCTTTCCAATTATTACGATCTCCTTTGTTGTCGGACTAACGCTCGGAGGTTTTCGCGAATTAACTTCTATTACCAAGGGACATGCTAATCTTAAAAACATTTTTCTCGCTATCGCCGGAATTTTAATCGCGGCGTCCATCGGGGCGATCAGCTGGTATTCCAATGCTTCGGCTACATTTATTCCTCTTGATTTCCAGGAAATTATTTTGCTTTTTATTATTGGCTTTTTTGCCTCTGCGGCTTTGGTCGCTCCCGGTATCAGCGGAACTCAGTTCCTATTAGCCATTGGCTATTTTTCCGGTTTACTGCAATCCGTGACGGATATATTTAAAGGGGTAAACACTTTGACAAACATCTTGGCCCTAGGAATTTTCGCCATAGGAATCATCATCGGTTTCTTTGTTATTTCCATCTTTATGAAGTGGTGTTTAGCCAAATTCCGCGTTCCTACTTACTACGCTATTCTCGGCTTTATTGTTGGATCAATCTTCGCCTGCTACTTTAACGGCGATGTCCGCTCCAGCTACTCCAATTTCGATTGGATTACTCTTGTTCTATCACTGGTGGCCTTGACCAGCGGCTTTGCCATTTCCTTTTTTGCCCTTAAATATGCCAGTGATCATGATCCGGAAACCGGACTGGCCCCGGCGATAAAAGAGTGA
- a CDS encoding phosphatase PAP2 family protein yields MNWELEFIRWLWEHGHFSAIIDKIMLFLTIIGDGWWAFIWMGPLVVFFIIKRKFRPMGIALAVGLLIFGIVGNNLLIKNIIARPRPIYSDPLLLDYAQNFFTGNLLPFIPKPTSYSFMSGHTVSVFIFATTISIFHRRLTPILIVFATLVSFSRIYFGFHYPTDVIAGLIYGVLVSFLAVTISKKITLRLKEPKNAH; encoded by the coding sequence ATGAATTGGGAACTTGAATTCATTAGATGGCTATGGGAACATGGTCATTTTTCGGCTATCATCGATAAAATCATGCTTTTTCTTACCATTATTGGCGATGGCTGGTGGGCATTCATTTGGATGGGACCTTTGGTCGTCTTTTTCATTATTAAGCGTAAGTTCCGACCAATGGGAATTGCTTTAGCTGTCGGCCTTTTAATTTTTGGAATTGTGGGTAACAATCTGCTGATTAAAAATATAATTGCCCGTCCTCGGCCAATTTATTCTGACCCGCTCTTATTGGATTATGCTCAAAATTTTTTCACCGGGAATTTACTTCCCTTCATTCCTAAACCCACTAGTTACTCATTTATGAGTGGTCATACGGTTAGCGTTTTTATCTTTGCAACCACAATCAGTATTTTTCATCGTCGCTTAACCCCAATTTTAATTGTTTTTGCCACATTGGTCTCCTTTTCCCGCATCTACTTTGGTTTTCATTATCCAACCGATGTAATAGCTGGCTTAATATATGGCGTTTTAGTCTCTTTCCTCGCGGTTACTATATCCAAAAAAATTACTCTTCGCCTTAAGGAGCCAAAAAATGCGCATTGA
- a CDS encoding pseudouridine synthase: MRIDRYLANAGVGTRREVHRYIMDKRVMVNGNIIKSISLNINPVIDRVSFDNEPVIYKEFRYFLINKPRGYMSSTIEERYPPVTGLIPQSDVFRLFPVGRLDVDTTGTLLLTNNGKLAHSLLNPRFHVEKIYDAVVDRPLSAELIDSFQKGLNINDEYITSPARLEIVDDYHARVSIHEGKYHQIKRMFIACGYNVVSLNRTQFAFLDCTGLKEGEYRELNPEEVNKLLLFLR; encoded by the coding sequence ATGCGCATTGACCGCTACTTGGCTAATGCCGGAGTTGGTACCCGAAGAGAAGTTCATCGTTACATTATGGATAAACGAGTGATGGTAAACGGCAATATCATCAAATCCATTTCACTGAATATAAACCCCGTTATCGATCGCGTATCCTTTGATAATGAACCGGTTATATATAAGGAATTTCGATACTTTCTGATTAACAAACCGCGTGGCTATATGTCTTCGACTATCGAAGAACGCTATCCCCCTGTTACCGGTTTAATTCCTCAATCGGATGTTTTTCGCCTTTTTCCGGTCGGACGCCTCGATGTCGATACAACCGGAACCCTTCTGCTTACCAATAATGGCAAATTAGCCCATTCGCTTCTCAATCCCCGCTTTCACGTTGAAAAAATTTATGATGCTGTTGTTGATCGCCCCCTGTCCGCTGAACTAATCGACAGTTTTCAAAAAGGGCTAAACATCAACGATGAATATATAACTTCTCCTGCCCGACTGGAGATTGTTGATGATTATCATGCTCGCGTTTCCATTCACGAGGGAAAATATCATCAAATAAAAAGAATGTTTATCGCCTGCGGCTACAATGTTGTTTCCCTCAATCGAACCCAGTTTGCCTTCCTTGATTGCACGGGTTTAAAAGAAGGTGAATATCGTGAATTAAATCCGGAAGAAGTAAATAAATTACTTCTTTTTCTGCGTTAG
- the gyrB gene encoding DNA topoisomerase (ATP-hydrolyzing) subunit B — MSTQDKKKTERELALEAEEERKASEANAKREAEQQEELKREKELERADENYTATNIQVLEGLEAVRKRPGMYIGTTAAAGLHHLVWEIIDNSIDEALAGYCDTIKVSINKGNTITVSDNGRGIPVDVVAKTGVSAVETVYTVLHAGGKFGEGGGYKVSGGLHGVGASVVNALSEWLEVKVEKDGGLYFIRFENGGHPTEKLKKTGNSVNRGTTVTFKPDSTIFTETTTFDYDTIRERCRQMAFLNRGIKIVVADDRGEEPIVAEYCYEGGIKEYVLALNKNKEPLFPNVIYCEGREEAEIGAGKFGNIFVEVALQYFDGYTQNVYSFCNNIHTHEGGTHEEGFKLAIGRVLNKYARDNGYLKEKDENFKTEDVLEGLTAIVSVKHPNPQYEGQTKTKLGNSEVRKIVSGIVGEQLERFLLENPKISRQVMDKIVLAANARVAARAAKENIRRKGALDITTLPGKLADCSSKDASRCELFIVEGNSAGGSAKNGRDRETQAILPLRGKILNVQKAQEKRIYANAEIGNMITAIGAGIDPEFDVSKIRYDKIVIMTDADVDGSHIRILLLTFFNRFMKELISEGHIFIAQPPLYKVEYKGKPYYAYNDGQLDDLKKQLGLRPGYPFQRYKGLGEMDAEQLWETTMDPSNRKLVKITLEDAMEADQIFDDLMGDNVEPRREFIHANAQFVKNLDI, encoded by the coding sequence ATGAGTACTCAAGATAAGAAAAAAACCGAGAGAGAGTTGGCGCTGGAAGCAGAAGAAGAGCGGAAAGCCTCGGAAGCTAACGCAAAGCGGGAAGCCGAACAGCAAGAAGAACTGAAAAGAGAGAAAGAATTAGAGCGGGCGGATGAAAATTACACGGCGACTAACATTCAAGTTCTCGAGGGCTTGGAGGCGGTTAGGAAGCGTCCGGGTATGTATATCGGAACTACAGCTGCAGCCGGATTACATCATTTGGTGTGGGAGATTATCGATAACTCGATAGATGAAGCCTTGGCGGGCTACTGCGACACGATCAAAGTAAGCATAAATAAGGGCAACACGATTACCGTCAGCGATAACGGAAGAGGGATTCCGGTTGATGTAGTCGCTAAAACGGGAGTGAGCGCGGTCGAGACGGTTTATACTGTCCTGCACGCCGGCGGCAAGTTTGGCGAAGGCGGAGGCTATAAAGTATCCGGCGGACTGCACGGCGTTGGCGCCAGTGTTGTTAACGCCCTTTCTGAATGGCTCGAAGTTAAAGTTGAAAAAGATGGCGGACTCTACTTTATCCGTTTTGAAAACGGCGGCCATCCGACGGAAAAATTAAAGAAGACTGGAAATTCTGTTAATCGTGGAACGACCGTTACTTTCAAACCGGATTCGACCATATTTACCGAAACGACAACTTTTGACTATGACACGATTCGTGAACGTTGCCGGCAGATGGCTTTTTTGAATCGGGGAATTAAAATTGTTGTTGCCGATGACCGCGGAGAAGAACCAATCGTCGCCGAATATTGCTACGAAGGCGGAATCAAGGAGTATGTCCTGGCGTTAAATAAAAATAAAGAACCGCTTTTTCCCAATGTCATATATTGCGAAGGAAGAGAAGAGGCGGAAATTGGCGCCGGTAAGTTTGGCAACATATTTGTAGAGGTGGCTCTTCAATATTTTGATGGTTACACCCAGAATGTTTATTCGTTCTGCAATAATATTCATACCCATGAGGGCGGAACTCACGAAGAAGGTTTTAAACTCGCTATTGGACGGGTCTTAAATAAGTACGCTCGCGATAACGGGTATCTAAAAGAAAAAGATGAGAATTTTAAAACCGAAGATGTTTTAGAAGGTTTAACCGCGATTGTTTCGGTTAAACATCCCAATCCCCAATACGAAGGGCAGACAAAGACTAAATTAGGAAATTCGGAAGTAAGAAAAATTGTCTCCGGAATTGTCGGTGAGCAATTAGAACGCTTCTTGCTTGAAAATCCAAAGATTTCTCGACAAGTGATGGACAAGATTGTTTTAGCTGCGAACGCTCGCGTTGCCGCGCGGGCCGCAAAAGAAAACATTCGACGTAAAGGGGCACTTGATATAACGACGCTTCCTGGCAAACTTGCCGATTGTTCGAGTAAAGATGCGAGTCGATGTGAACTCTTTATCGTTGAGGGTAATTCGGCCGGTGGCTCGGCCAAAAACGGACGCGATCGTGAAACGCAGGCCATTCTTCCTTTGAGAGGAAAAATTCTCAATGTACAAAAAGCACAAGAAAAGCGGATTTATGCCAATGCGGAAATCGGCAATATGATCACCGCCATCGGAGCCGGTATTGATCCGGAATTCGATGTCAGCAAAATTCGTTACGATAAGATTGTGATTATGACCGATGCTGATGTTGACGGTTCGCATATTCGCATTCTGCTGTTAACTTTCTTCAATCGTTTTATGAAGGAGTTAATCAGCGAAGGACATATTTTTATTGCGCAACCGCCGCTTTATAAAGTTGAGTATAAGGGAAAGCCATATTATGCCTATAATGATGGGCAACTTGATGATTTAAAGAAACAATTGGGATTACGTCCCGGGTATCCGTTCCAACGCTACAAAGGTCTTGGCGAAATGGATGCGGAGCAGTTATGGGAAACGACTATGGATCCATCCAATCGAAAGCTGGTTAAGATCACGCTTGAAGATGCGATGGAGGCCGACCAAATATTTGATGATTTGATGGGCGATAATGTTGAACCACGGCGGGAATTTATCCACGCTAACGCTCAATTTGTCAAAAATCTTGATATTTAG
- a CDS encoding ABC transporter ATP-binding protein produces MFKILKYLAPMWWRIIIVIALVAGQAYLQLLIPDYMQRISEQMYAFQAGNITRSVMVDNIWHYGLTMIIITFGFMIIAVLAPFFNTRVATEFGANLRSSIFKHVQEVSLHEYQKFGTASLLTRIVSDVRNVQDVVQMGIRIIIQSPMILIIAIIKVIPLNIGYLWLIGAGVPIILLAIGIIFHLAIPLFSEIQERLERVTLLLRQDLTGVRVVRAFNQQERENKFFDKANHAMTDTIAKVGRTMSFLSPVVMIVMNVMFVAVFLVSFFVIDKQVISETTMNGFASSISVSMYVSQIMMSMLMLAVLFIMVPRASASATRINSVLVIKNSITDPVNSKDSDPDVKGLVEFEHVTFQFPDSQEPTLTDVNFTVPAGTTTAIIGSTGSGKSSIINLIPRFYDISSGSLKIDGVDVREYGIEVLRNKIGFVPQQALLFSGSIRSNMLFGNSDATDEDIWRAIEVAQAEHFVKEKPEGLDSEVAQGGKNFSGGQKQRLAIARALVKKPEIYIFDDSFSALDFKTDIRLRSALKNYTENSAVIIVGQRVSSIMDADQIVVLDEGKVVGIGKHNALLRKCKVYQEIVASQLDPDEVEKTKSMTQDLLAAEGGDR; encoded by the coding sequence ATGTTTAAAATTTTAAAGTATCTCGCTCCCATGTGGTGGCGGATTATCATTGTCATAGCCCTTGTCGCTGGGCAAGCTTATCTTCAGCTTTTGATTCCTGATTATATGCAGAGAATCAGCGAGCAGATGTACGCTTTCCAAGCAGGAAATATCACCCGTTCCGTTATGGTGGATAATATCTGGCATTACGGATTGACAATGATTATTATTACTTTTGGGTTTATGATCATTGCTGTTTTAGCGCCCTTTTTTAACACACGCGTAGCTACCGAATTCGGCGCCAATCTTCGTTCAAGCATATTTAAACATGTGCAAGAAGTGTCCTTGCACGAGTACCAAAAATTCGGAACAGCAAGCTTACTGACGAGAATTGTCAGCGATGTTAGAAATGTGCAGGATGTCGTGCAGATGGGAATCCGAATCATTATTCAATCACCGATGATTCTTATTATTGCCATCATTAAAGTTATTCCCTTGAATATAGGCTACCTATGGTTGATTGGGGCCGGAGTCCCGATTATTCTTTTGGCAATTGGGATTATTTTTCATCTTGCTATACCTCTTTTCTCTGAGATTCAAGAGCGTCTTGAGCGAGTGACCCTTCTTTTAAGACAAGATTTAACGGGTGTTCGAGTTGTCCGCGCCTTTAACCAGCAAGAACGGGAAAACAAATTTTTTGACAAAGCCAATCACGCGATGACGGATACCATTGCTAAGGTGGGTCGGACCATGAGTTTTCTAAGTCCGGTGGTGATGATTGTCATGAATGTTATGTTCGTAGCGGTTTTTCTTGTTAGTTTCTTTGTCATCGATAAACAAGTCATATCCGAAACCACGATGAATGGATTTGCTTCCTCTATTTCCGTTTCTATGTATGTAAGTCAAATCATGATGAGCATGCTAATGTTAGCCGTTTTGTTCATTATGGTTCCGCGCGCAAGCGCCTCGGCAACCAGAATTAATTCGGTACTTGTAATTAAGAATTCCATTACTGACCCTGTTAATTCTAAGGACAGTGATCCGGATGTTAAAGGCCTGGTAGAATTTGAGCATGTTACCTTTCAGTTTCCCGATAGCCAAGAACCAACATTAACCGATGTTAATTTCACCGTTCCGGCGGGAACAACCACCGCTATTATCGGTTCGACCGGCAGCGGAAAATCATCCATTATTAATTTAATTCCCCGTTTCTATGACATCAGCAGCGGTTCGCTTAAAATTGATGGCGTTGATGTTCGAGAATATGGCATTGAAGTCCTGAGGAACAAAATCGGCTTTGTTCCTCAGCAAGCTCTTCTTTTCTCGGGAAGCATCCGGTCAAACATGCTTTTTGGAAACAGCGATGCTACAGATGAAGACATCTGGCGGGCTATAGAGGTCGCCCAAGCCGAGCATTTTGTAAAAGAAAAGCCGGAGGGCCTTGATAGTGAAGTCGCTCAGGGTGGTAAGAATTTCTCCGGTGGTCAAAAACAAAGATTAGCCATAGCGCGGGCATTAGTTAAAAAACCCGAAATTTATATTTTTGACGATTCGTTTAGCGCCCTCGATTTTAAAACAGATATTCGCCTTCGTTCCGCGCTTAAAAATTATACCGAAAACAGTGCGGTTATTATTGTTGGTCAGCGCGTTTCATCAATTATGGATGCCGATCAGATTGTCGTCCTTGATGAGGGAAAAGTTGTCGGCATCGGAAAACATAATGCGCTGTTAAGAAAGTGTAAAGTGTATCAAGAAATTGTGGCTTCTCAGCTTGATCCCGATGAGGTTGAAAAGACAAAATCGATGACGCAAGATTTACTTGCTGCGGAAGGAGGTGACCGTTAA
- a CDS encoding ABC transporter ATP-binding protein — MPPRMNNGPKRSYAGAPTKTGPTLKRLIKFFKPVLPKVIVVVFLLIISSVLTVTSPILLRNIMNKAQLTTDNPYFMITSEMIIEVKWSVLLFDFGIILILYIVSALLSWITSWIIVRISADYTYYMRKLVKEKLDRLPLSYFDGRSVGDILSNGTNDVDTISRSLQDIVTQVVSGVSLLVASIAAMLIVSWQLTLVALCIIPISLALAGGIAVISQRQFIKYQNKLGVLEGKAEESFTGYTIVKLFNREKDVINDFEDVNREMQKTEYKAQFFSAVIHPLLRFVNNLGYVAVTVAGGLISAVQIGDIIAFLMFLNIFGQPLQNLGSIVNIFQATIAAAERIFTLLDAKEMEPDALDAISDNSKVKGEVVFEHVAFSYSKDKPLIEDMNLHVLPGDAIAIVGPTGAGKTTIVNLIMRFYEINKGKITLDGVDIRNYSRGALRTSVGMVLQDTWLFAGSIKNNIRYGRGDATDEEVVAAAKAAHADHFIRTLPEGYDFILNEDGTNISQGQR; from the coding sequence ATGCCACCACGGATGAATAACGGACCAAAACGGTCTTATGCCGGAGCTCCGACAAAAACCGGGCCCACATTAAAACGCTTGATTAAGTTTTTTAAGCCGGTCCTGCCCAAAGTGATAGTCGTCGTATTCCTTTTAATCATCTCTTCCGTTTTGACCGTAACTTCCCCTATTCTTTTACGTAACATAATGAATAAAGCTCAATTGACTACCGATAACCCCTACTTCATGATTACGAGTGAAATGATTATCGAAGTCAAATGGTCAGTTTTGCTTTTTGATTTTGGTATTATTCTTATTCTCTATATCGTGTCCGCATTATTAAGTTGGATCACCAGTTGGATTATCGTCCGTATCAGTGCCGATTATACCTATTACATGCGAAAACTGGTTAAAGAGAAACTAGATCGTTTGCCTCTGTCATACTTTGATGGCCGAAGCGTTGGCGATATCTTATCCAACGGCACTAACGATGTCGATACGATATCCCGCTCTCTTCAGGATATAGTTACCCAAGTTGTTTCTGGTGTTTCTTTATTGGTCGCAAGCATCGCGGCAATGTTGATTGTAAGTTGGCAACTCACGCTTGTCGCTCTTTGCATCATCCCAATATCCCTCGCTCTTGCCGGCGGAATCGCGGTTATTTCACAACGGCAATTCATCAAATATCAAAACAAACTTGGCGTATTGGAAGGAAAGGCCGAAGAAAGCTTTACCGGCTATACGATTGTTAAATTATTCAATCGCGAAAAAGACGTCATCAATGATTTTGAAGACGTTAATCGTGAAATGCAAAAGACAGAATACAAAGCCCAATTCTTTAGTGCCGTCATTCACCCTTTGCTTCGTTTTGTAAATAATCTCGGATATGTGGCCGTAACTGTCGCCGGAGGTTTAATCTCAGCTGTACAAATTGGGGATATTATCGCCTTCCTCATGTTCTTGAACATTTTCGGACAACCTTTACAGAATCTTGGCAGTATCGTCAACATATTCCAGGCCACCATCGCGGCCGCGGAAAGAATTTTTACCCTCTTGGATGCGAAAGAAATGGAGCCTGATGCTCTCGATGCCATAAGTGATAACAGCAAGGTAAAAGGTGAAGTTGTCTTTGAACATGTGGCCTTCAGTTACAGCAAGGATAAACCTCTGATTGAAGATATGAATCTTCATGTTCTTCCCGGCGATGCAATTGCCATTGTCGGCCCAACGGGAGCGGGTAAAACCACAATCGTCAATCTAATTATGCGTTTCTACGAAATCAACAAAGGCAAGATAACGCTTGACGGCGTTGATATTCGCAATTACTCGCGCGGGGCTTTGCGCACCAGCGTCGGTATGGTTCTGCAAGACACTTGGCTCTTTGCCGGATCAATTAAAAACAACATCCGTTATGGTCGGGGAGATGCGACTGATGAAGAGGTTGTGGCCGCGGCCAAAGCCGCCCATGCCGACCACTTTATTCGCACTTTACCCGAAGGATATGATTTCATTTTAAATGAAGACGGAACTAATATTTCTCAGGGACAAAGATAA
- the gyrA gene encoding DNA gyrase subunit A, translated as MDEENKKKPLTDEDEENLETPVQDEEEMIDEENKDEDQKEDSENVNEEHLGDAVSNAIRSGIVGGISNVEVSDEVRSAFLDYSMSVIVSRALPDVRDGFKPVHRRIIYGMNEVGMTPDKPYKKSARIVGDVMGKYHPHGDSAIYSTLVRLAQPFSMRYPLVDGHGNFGSVDGDEAAAMRYTEARLSKIALEMVKDIDQDTVDFMDNYDGTEKEPQVLPSRFPNLLVNGSSGIAVGMATNIPPHNLREVINAVIAIAHDPELSPLEIMTSYLFGPDFPTGGIILGKGGIRKAYETGQGSVVIRSKAHFEELDNGKHRIVVTEIPYIVNKATMIENIANLVKDKVIEGITDIRDESNKEGIRVVIELRRDVIPEVILNQLFKNTQLQTSFGIIMLCLVNNAPKVLPINEVLKEYLNYQIEIIGRRTNHQLQVAMARHHLVQGLLQAINHIDEIVKIIKDSSSPDEATAALMSQFGFSELQTKEILSLTLRRLTGLEEQKLENERNGLEANIAKFQHILESRDNIQEVVISELEEIKAKYGDDRRTELSNDLASIDDEDLIPVEDVIISLTKNGYIKRLSPDTFRTQHRGGRGIKGMATQEDDVVDIIIHTITHSDVLFFTNRGKVYRLRGYQVPEFSRTSKGIPVQNLLQLEKDEKVRSIISIDSTNISEGDHLFFATVNGTIKRTSISEFASIRQNGKIAISLAEGDELLAVKHTNGEAEIALASSKGKLCRFKESDVRSIGRNAMGVKGMDVDGGKLVGFTTSLEGEYILSVTSRGYGKMSPLVDYRETKRGAKGVITINATEKNGELVGIRAVHGNEDLIIITAAGIVIRISLEQVARTGRNTQGVRIIRLEDNEALSSFAVVDPSDEEEVEEVEE; from the coding sequence ATGGATGAAGAGAACAAAAAGAAGCCTTTGACGGACGAAGACGAAGAAAATTTGGAAACGCCCGTTCAAGATGAAGAAGAGATGATAGACGAAGAAAATAAGGACGAAGACCAAAAAGAAGATAGCGAGAATGTTAATGAAGAGCATCTTGGGGATGCGGTCAGCAATGCGATTCGCAGCGGCATTGTCGGAGGAATAAGCAATGTGGAAGTGAGTGACGAAGTCCGCTCCGCCTTCCTTGATTATTCAATGTCGGTTATTGTCTCGCGGGCCTTGCCGGACGTCCGTGACGGGTTTAAACCGGTTCACCGCCGGATTATTTATGGCATGAATGAAGTCGGAATGACTCCGGATAAACCCTATAAGAAGTCAGCGCGTATTGTCGGAGACGTCATGGGAAAATATCACCCCCATGGTGATTCGGCTATTTACTCGACATTAGTTCGTCTCGCGCAACCTTTTTCCATGCGTTATCCGTTGGTGGATGGCCATGGTAACTTCGGTAGTGTAGATGGTGATGAAGCCGCTGCTATGCGGTATACCGAAGCGCGTTTGAGCAAGATCGCGTTAGAGATGGTAAAAGATATCGATCAAGATACGGTCGATTTTATGGATAACTATGACGGTACGGAGAAGGAGCCGCAGGTACTTCCTTCGCGTTTTCCCAACCTTTTAGTCAATGGTTCCAGCGGTATTGCCGTTGGTATGGCCACCAATATTCCTCCTCATAATTTACGGGAAGTAATAAATGCGGTTATCGCCATTGCCCACGATCCTGAACTTTCGCCGTTAGAGATAATGACGAGTTATTTATTTGGGCCGGATTTTCCAACCGGCGGCATTATTCTTGGCAAGGGAGGAATTCGGAAAGCTTATGAAACCGGGCAAGGAAGTGTTGTCATCCGTTCAAAAGCACATTTTGAGGAATTAGATAACGGCAAGCACCGAATCGTGGTGACGGAGATTCCATATATTGTCAATAAGGCAACGATGATTGAAAATATCGCCAACCTTGTCAAAGACAAAGTTATCGAAGGAATAACCGACATTCGTGATGAGAGTAACAAAGAGGGCATTCGGGTTGTTATTGAATTACGCCGGGATGTTATTCCCGAAGTTATTTTGAATCAATTGTTCAAGAATACGCAATTACAAACAAGTTTTGGCATCATCATGCTTTGCTTGGTAAACAATGCACCTAAAGTCCTGCCGATCAACGAGGTGTTAAAAGAGTATTTAAATTATCAAATTGAGATCATTGGGCGAAGAACCAATCACCAATTACAAGTAGCGATGGCTCGGCATCACTTGGTTCAAGGATTACTGCAAGCCATTAATCATATAGATGAAATCGTTAAGATTATTAAAGACAGCAGTTCACCCGATGAAGCCACAGCGGCTTTAATGAGTCAATTTGGTTTTTCTGAATTACAGACAAAAGAAATTCTTTCTTTGACTCTGCGGCGATTGACGGGATTAGAAGAGCAAAAATTGGAAAATGAGCGCAATGGTTTAGAAGCCAACATCGCCAAGTTCCAACATATTCTTGAAAGTCGCGATAATATTCAAGAGGTAGTAATCAGTGAATTAGAAGAGATTAAAGCTAAATACGGAGATGATCGCCGCACTGAACTCAGCAATGATCTTGCCAGTATCGACGATGAAGATCTCATACCTGTTGAGGATGTTATTATCTCTTTAACAAAGAACGGCTACATTAAGCGGTTGTCACCGGATACCTTCCGGACTCAGCACCGCGGCGGACGGGGAATCAAGGGAATGGCGACACAGGAAGATGATGTGGTGGATATTATTATTCATACCATTACTCATTCGGATGTGCTCTTCTTTACAAACCGAGGAAAAGTTTACCGGTTGCGGGGATATCAGGTACCCGAATTTAGCCGGACATCCAAAGGCATCCCGGTTCAAAATTTACTTCAACTTGAAAAAGATGAAAAAGTCCGTTCGATCATTAGCATTGACTCGACCAATATCAGCGAAGGAGATCATCTCTTCTTTGCGACGGTAAACGGCACCATTAAGCGGACTTCCATTTCGGAATTTGCTTCAATTCGCCAAAACGGTAAAATTGCCATAAGTTTAGCTGAAGGCGATGAGTTGCTCGCGGTTAAGCACACGAACGGAGAGGCGGAAATTGCTCTTGCGTCCAGCAAAGGGAAACTTTGCCGGTTTAAGGAAAGCGATGTTCGTTCTATCGGCCGTAACGCAATGGGGGTAAAGGGAATGGATGTCGACGGAGGAAAGCTCGTCGGATTTACCACTTCGCTTGAAGGAGAGTATATTCTCTCCGTCACCAGTCGCGGATATGGGAAAATGTCCCCTCTCGTTGACTATCGGGAGACGAAGCGCGGCGCAAAGGGAGTTATTACCATTAATGCTACGGAGAAAAACGGCGAGCTTGTAGGTATCAGAGCCGTTCATGGGAACGAAGATTTAATCATTATTACGGCTGCGGGAATTGTTATTCGAATTTCGCTTGAGCAAGTCGCACGTACCGGTAGAAATACGCAGGGAGTAAGAATTATTCGCCTTGAAGACAATGAAGCTTTATCATCATTCGCGGTTGTTGACCCGAGTGATGAAGAGGAAGTTGAAGAAGTAGAAGAATAA
- a CDS encoding TetR/AcrR family transcriptional regulator, translated as MPRSASENAKIRDQRRQDLLNVCLELFSRQGFEAVTINDIVHLADCSHGLFYHYFRDKDDAFLAVINMTLNDMKQLSPYLERMKETPRDGLKDLTSYLLEIVSKERNRSFVHELNIYVSLHSFKTDRRTRFYNQLTKMDIKSPYDIIKETFVRGQALHELKADFSPEDLAMLYLNLMTGLISNRIALGQKRFAYPSVEVIMAIFVQ; from the coding sequence ATGCCACGTAGTGCTTCGGAAAACGCCAAGATTCGCGATCAGCGCCGCCAGGACCTTTTAAATGTGTGCCTGGAACTTTTTTCACGTCAGGGCTTTGAAGCTGTTACCATTAATGACATTGTTCATCTTGCCGATTGCTCACATGGTCTTTTCTATCATTATTTCCGCGATAAGGATGATGCCTTTCTAGCCGTTATAAACATGACTTTAAACGATATGAAACAACTTTCCCCCTATCTTGAAAGAATGAAGGAAACTCCGCGGGATGGATTAAAGGATCTAACCAGTTACTTACTTGAAATCGTGTCTAAAGAGCGTAACCGTTCCTTCGTTCATGAACTGAACATCTACGTGAGTCTACATTCGTTCAAAACCGATCGAAGAACACGCTTTTACAATCAACTGACGAAAATGGATATAAAATCTCCTTATGATATTATCAAGGAAACATTTGTTCGCGGCCAGGCTCTTCATGAATTGAAAGCGGATTTCAGTCCTGAAGATCTAGCGATGTTGTATCTAAATCTGATGACCGGTCTCATCAGCAATCGTATTGCTCTTGGTCAAAAGCGATTTGCTTATCCTTCGGTCGAAGTTATCATGGCGATATTTGTTCAATAA